A window of Tautonia plasticadhaerens contains these coding sequences:
- a CDS encoding glucose-6-phosphate dehydrogenase yields MAPDFVIFGAAGDLTSRYLMPALARLDESGQLPKGVTIRGVSQEDWDVDRFRRHIADRLATLHEDIPPGVVADLIKRLDYRQADVTNRDEVAEALGKSRGPVVAYLALPPRLFGPTIETLAGLDLPEGSRLVVEKPFGSDVESAKRLNRLLHESFPEQSVFRVDHFLMKATIQNVIGLRFANRIFEMLWNRDNIERVEITWDETVALEGRASYYDRSGALRDMIQNHLLQLLTLVGMEPPVTMSERDLRDRKVELLRAVRNFTPEEVERHTARARYAAGTVKGVAVPNYVDEPGVDPDRKIETFAQVTLFVDNWRWAGVPFVLRSGKALASDRHEIVVHYRPVPHLAFHEDHPQPNVLRFQLNPDRMSLGMNINGPGDPLDLERVELATDCCQQEIPAYSRLLLDVIKGDPILAIRGDEAEESWRIVEPILHAWAEGRVPMRDYPAGSDGPDLG; encoded by the coding sequence ATGGCCCCGGACTTCGTCATCTTCGGCGCCGCGGGGGACCTGACCTCGCGCTACCTGATGCCCGCCCTCGCCCGGCTCGACGAGTCGGGCCAGCTCCCCAAGGGGGTGACGATCCGGGGCGTCTCGCAGGAGGACTGGGACGTCGACCGCTTCCGACGGCACATCGCCGATCGGCTGGCGACGCTCCACGAGGACATCCCCCCGGGGGTCGTGGCCGACCTGATCAAACGACTCGACTACCGCCAGGCCGACGTGACCAACCGGGACGAGGTGGCCGAGGCGCTCGGCAAGTCTCGGGGGCCGGTGGTCGCCTACCTCGCCCTGCCCCCCCGGCTGTTCGGGCCGACGATCGAGACGCTGGCCGGGCTGGACCTGCCGGAGGGGAGCCGCCTGGTGGTGGAGAAGCCGTTCGGCTCCGACGTGGAGTCGGCGAAGCGGCTGAACCGGCTGCTGCACGAGTCGTTCCCCGAGCAGTCGGTCTTCCGGGTCGACCACTTCCTGATGAAGGCGACGATCCAGAACGTGATCGGCCTGCGGTTCGCCAACCGCATCTTCGAGATGCTCTGGAACCGGGACAACATCGAGCGGGTGGAGATCACCTGGGACGAGACGGTCGCCCTCGAAGGCCGGGCCTCGTACTACGACCGCTCGGGCGCCCTGCGGGACATGATCCAGAACCACCTGCTCCAGCTCCTCACCCTGGTGGGCATGGAGCCCCCCGTGACGATGAGCGAGCGCGACCTGCGGGACCGCAAGGTCGAGCTGCTGCGGGCCGTCCGCAACTTCACCCCCGAGGAGGTCGAGCGGCACACCGCCCGGGCCCGATACGCGGCGGGGACGGTGAAGGGCGTGGCCGTGCCGAACTACGTGGACGAGCCGGGGGTCGACCCGGACCGGAAGATCGAGACGTTCGCCCAGGTGACCCTGTTCGTCGACAACTGGCGGTGGGCGGGCGTGCCGTTCGTGCTGCGATCGGGCAAGGCCCTGGCGAGCGACCGGCACGAGATCGTCGTCCACTATCGCCCGGTCCCGCACCTGGCCTTCCACGAGGATCACCCGCAGCCGAACGTCCTCCGCTTCCAGCTCAACCCGGATCGGATGTCCCTGGGCATGAACATCAACGGGCCCGGCGACCCGCTGGACCTGGAGCGGGTGGAGCTGGCCACCGACTGCTGCCAGCAGGAGATCCCCGCCTATTCCCGGCTGCTGCTCGACGTGATCAAGGGGGACCCGATCCTGGCGATCCGGGGGGACGAGGCCGAGGAATCCTGGAGGATCGTCGAGCCGATCCTCCACGCCTGGGCCGAGGGCCGGGTCCCGATGCGAGACTACCCCGCCGGGTCGGACGGCCCCGACCTCGGCTGA
- a CDS encoding DUF1501 domain-containing protein, which translates to MPDRRRYPIAGPPCGRVRRRTFLADVGFGFTGLVLGSMLHRDGIARAAAPGPSPMGVDGGPHFAPRAKNVIWIFLSGGVSHLETWDPKPALNRYAGKSYAETPYEDPFASPLFRERSRAVVGEDRTHAQIFPLQVGFRKHGEAGVEVSDWWPELATCVDDIAFVRSMYSTDNDHAAEFQFHHGRHKLDPREPSIGSWIHYGLGTLNENLPEFVFLGKYGDTRVRENFDAHYLGPEHGGVELSLDPGAPLPFGTRPEGVLAEEQREQFAFIRDLNALSGVEYPEDDQLRARIRAYELAYRMQASVPEALDLGVESAETERLYGIDREETAVYGRRLLAARRMAERGVRFTLVYLSDYGEWDSHNQLRDLHARSCGRVDRPIAGLLKDLKRRGLDEETVVVCCTEFGRTPGLEVRDTTVNPTGRDHHPHAFTVWLAGAGIKGGTVHGKTDELGFHVVEDPHYVTDVHATLLRLLGLDPRRLDIPGRKRLEVDHGRPIEGILA; encoded by the coding sequence ATGCCCGATCGCCGACGCTACCCCATCGCCGGCCCCCCGTGCGGCCGGGTCCGACGCCGGACGTTCCTCGCCGACGTGGGCTTCGGCTTCACCGGGCTGGTGCTCGGCTCGATGCTCCATCGGGACGGGATCGCCCGGGCGGCGGCCCCCGGGCCCTCGCCGATGGGGGTCGACGGCGGGCCGCACTTCGCCCCCAGGGCGAAGAACGTCATCTGGATCTTCCTCTCGGGGGGGGTCAGCCACCTGGAGACCTGGGACCCCAAGCCCGCGCTGAACCGGTACGCCGGGAAGTCCTACGCCGAGACGCCGTACGAGGACCCCTTCGCTTCCCCCCTGTTCCGGGAGCGGTCCCGGGCGGTGGTGGGGGAGGACCGGACGCATGCCCAGATCTTCCCGCTCCAGGTGGGGTTCCGCAAGCACGGCGAGGCGGGGGTCGAGGTCTCGGACTGGTGGCCGGAGCTGGCGACCTGCGTGGACGACATCGCGTTCGTCCGGTCGATGTACTCGACCGACAACGACCACGCCGCCGAGTTCCAGTTCCACCACGGCCGGCACAAGCTGGACCCGAGGGAGCCGAGCATCGGCTCCTGGATCCACTACGGGCTCGGCACCCTGAACGAGAACCTGCCGGAGTTCGTCTTCCTGGGCAAATACGGCGACACGAGGGTCCGGGAGAACTTCGACGCCCACTACCTCGGCCCCGAGCACGGCGGGGTCGAGCTGTCGCTGGACCCGGGGGCCCCCCTGCCCTTCGGGACCCGGCCCGAGGGGGTGCTGGCCGAGGAGCAGCGCGAGCAGTTCGCCTTCATCCGGGACCTCAACGCCCTCTCCGGCGTCGAGTACCCGGAGGACGACCAGCTCCGGGCCCGGATCCGGGCCTACGAGCTGGCCTATCGGATGCAGGCCTCGGTGCCCGAGGCGCTCGACCTGGGCGTCGAGTCGGCCGAGACGGAGCGGCTCTACGGGATCGACCGGGAGGAGACGGCCGTCTACGGCCGGAGGCTGCTGGCGGCGCGTCGGATGGCCGAGCGGGGCGTCCGGTTCACGCTCGTCTACCTGAGCGACTACGGCGAGTGGGACTCGCACAACCAGCTGCGGGACCTGCACGCCCGGTCGTGCGGGCGGGTCGACCGGCCGATCGCCGGGCTGTTGAAGGACCTGAAGCGCCGGGGGCTGGACGAGGAGACCGTGGTCGTCTGCTGCACCGAGTTCGGCCGCACCCCGGGCCTGGAGGTGCGGGACACGACCGTCAACCCGACGGGCCGGGACCACCACCCGCACGCCTTCACGGTCTGGCTCGCCGGGGCCGGCATCAAGGGGGGGACCGTCCACGGCAAGACCGACGAGCTGGGCTTCCACGTGGTCGAGGACCCGCACTACGTCACCGACGTGCACGCGACGCTGCTCCGCCTGCTGGGCCTCGACCCCAGGCGCCTCGACATCCCGGGCCGCAAACGGCTGGAGGTCGACCACGGCCGGCCGATCGAGGGGATCCTCGCCTGA
- a CDS encoding PSD1 and planctomycete cytochrome C domain-containing protein yields the protein MDRPFLPHDPTRPHRTRPPLPLGLLLAVPLLAAAGGAEAGEAVDYASQVKPILEARCFACHGALKQQAGLRLDTVSLMLEGGDSGPAIEPGEAEFSPLVERVAAEDAVLRMPPEGEPLGEEQIALIRSWIDQGADGPADEAPEPDPDEHWSFRPPTRPPVPDAGAGWARGPIDAFLAAGLERAGLDRVGEAPPHVLLRRVYLDLIGLPPPREELNAFLADPSDEAYEREVDRLLADPRHGERWARHWMDVWRYSDWYGRRAVPDVLNSYAMIWRWRDWIVRELNDDSGYDHMVRMMLAADELAPGDPEELPATGFVVRNFYRWNYNSWLADSVEHTGKAFLGLTINCAHCHDHKYDPIRHEDYFALRAVFEPIELRHDRVPGEPDPGPYPTYEYGKAYKPITSGMVRVFDKTLDAETFLYTRGQARNVVPGRPPIPPGPPRFLAGEDFRVEPIGLPAEASYPGLKDFIRREETEAREQALADARAALDMTMERLDAIGPDAAESEREAARLAERADRLAVAAAEAEREALRLRIAADDARHSRCDADPDEAARLASGAERAAAAAQARTGVARAERAEHDAKIQGDADAIAKAGQQVAAARQELEAAEGAIDADSAEYAPLSPSFPGRSTGRRAALAEWITRRDNPLAARVAVNHLWGWHFGEPIVATPHDLGRNGAEPTHPGLLDWLAVELMEPSTPGVRPWSMKHLHRQIVLSASYRMASQASDPDHPGRSLDPEDRMLWRFRPARMEAEVVRDSLLHVAGVLDPEVGGPELDQSEGQTNRRRSLYFAHHGEASMPFLELFDAPDPGECYRRTTSVVPQQSLALANSGLALAMARTIAPDLSARLADPGDDAFIVAAFERVLSRPPSPEEHALSASFLDRQARLFSGEELPEAPGIDPPPSTDPGARARENLIHALLNHNDFVTIR from the coding sequence ATGGACCGGCCGTTCCTCCCGCACGATCCGACCCGGCCGCACCGGACGAGGCCCCCCCTGCCCCTGGGGCTTCTGCTGGCGGTCCCCCTGCTCGCGGCGGCCGGGGGAGCGGAGGCGGGCGAGGCGGTCGACTACGCGTCCCAGGTCAAGCCGATCCTCGAAGCCCGCTGCTTCGCCTGCCACGGGGCCCTGAAACAGCAGGCGGGGCTGCGGCTGGATACGGTCTCCCTGATGCTCGAGGGGGGAGACTCCGGCCCGGCGATCGAGCCGGGGGAGGCGGAATTCAGCCCGCTGGTCGAGCGGGTGGCGGCCGAGGACGCCGTGCTCCGGATGCCCCCGGAGGGGGAACCGCTGGGGGAGGAGCAAATCGCGTTGATCCGGTCGTGGATCGACCAGGGGGCCGACGGCCCGGCCGACGAGGCCCCGGAGCCCGACCCAGACGAGCACTGGTCGTTCCGACCCCCGACCCGGCCTCCCGTCCCCGACGCCGGGGCGGGCTGGGCCCGAGGGCCGATCGACGCCTTCCTCGCCGCGGGGCTCGAACGGGCGGGACTGGATCGGGTGGGCGAGGCGCCTCCGCATGTCCTGCTGCGTCGGGTCTACCTGGACCTGATCGGCCTGCCGCCGCCCCGGGAAGAACTGAACGCCTTCCTGGCAGACCCCTCGGACGAGGCGTACGAGCGGGAGGTCGACCGCCTGCTGGCCGACCCCCGGCACGGCGAGCGCTGGGCCCGACACTGGATGGACGTCTGGCGTTACAGCGACTGGTACGGCCGCCGGGCCGTGCCCGACGTGCTGAACAGCTACGCCATGATCTGGAGGTGGCGCGACTGGATCGTCCGGGAGCTGAACGACGACTCCGGCTATGACCACATGGTCCGCATGATGCTGGCCGCCGACGAGCTGGCCCCGGGCGACCCGGAGGAGCTGCCGGCCACCGGCTTCGTCGTCCGGAACTTCTACCGATGGAACTACAACTCGTGGCTGGCCGACTCGGTGGAGCACACGGGCAAGGCCTTCCTCGGGCTGACGATCAACTGCGCCCATTGTCACGACCACAAGTATGACCCGATCCGGCACGAGGACTATTTCGCCCTCCGGGCCGTCTTCGAGCCGATCGAGCTGAGGCACGACCGGGTCCCCGGCGAGCCCGACCCGGGCCCCTACCCGACCTACGAGTACGGCAAGGCGTACAAACCGATTACCTCGGGCATGGTCCGGGTCTTCGACAAGACGCTCGACGCCGAGACCTTCCTCTACACCAGGGGCCAGGCCCGGAACGTCGTCCCCGGCCGGCCGCCGATCCCCCCCGGACCTCCCCGGTTCCTGGCCGGGGAGGACTTCCGGGTCGAGCCGATCGGCCTGCCCGCCGAGGCCTCCTATCCCGGCCTGAAGGACTTCATCCGCCGGGAGGAGACGGAGGCGAGGGAACAGGCGCTGGCTGACGCGAGGGCGGCGCTCGACATGACGATGGAGCGGCTGGACGCGATCGGCCCCGATGCGGCGGAGTCGGAGCGGGAGGCGGCCCGGCTGGCCGAGCGGGCCGATCGGCTCGCCGTCGCCGCGGCGGAGGCGGAGCGGGAGGCCCTCCGGTTGCGGATCGCCGCCGACGATGCCCGGCATAGTCGCTGCGACGCCGACCCGGACGAGGCGGCCCGGCTCGCCTCGGGCGCGGAGCGGGCGGCGGCGGCGGCTCAGGCGAGGACCGGAGTCGCCCGGGCGGAGCGGGCGGAGCACGACGCGAAGATCCAGGGTGATGCCGACGCGATCGCCAAGGCCGGGCAGCAGGTCGCCGCCGCCCGCCAGGAGTTGGAGGCGGCCGAGGGGGCGATCGACGCCGATTCGGCCGAGTACGCGCCGCTCTCGCCGTCGTTCCCGGGGCGGAGCACCGGGCGTCGGGCGGCGCTGGCGGAGTGGATCACCCGGAGGGACAACCCACTGGCGGCCCGGGTGGCGGTGAACCACCTCTGGGGCTGGCACTTCGGCGAGCCGATCGTCGCCACCCCGCACGACCTCGGCCGCAATGGGGCCGAGCCGACGCATCCGGGGTTGCTCGACTGGCTCGCCGTGGAACTGATGGAGCCGTCGACGCCGGGGGTCCGGCCGTGGTCGATGAAGCACCTGCACCGGCAGATCGTGCTCAGCGCCTCCTACCGGATGGCCTCGCAGGCGAGCGACCCCGACCACCCCGGCCGCTCCCTCGACCCGGAGGACCGCATGCTCTGGCGGTTCCGCCCGGCCCGGATGGAGGCCGAGGTGGTGCGGGACAGCCTCCTGCACGTGGCCGGGGTGCTCGACCCGGAGGTCGGCGGGCCGGAGCTCGACCAGTCGGAGGGGCAGACCAACCGGCGGAGGAGCCTGTACTTCGCGCATCACGGCGAGGCGTCGATGCCGTTTTTGGAGCTGTTCGACGCCCCCGACCCCGGCGAATGCTACCGGAGGACGACCTCGGTGGTCCCCCAGCAGTCGCTCGCGCTGGCCAACAGCGGGCTCGCGCTGGCGATGGCGAGGACGATCGCCCCGGATCTCTCGGCGAGGCTCGCCGACCCGGGGGACGACGCGTTCATCGTCGCCGCCTTCGAGCGGGTGCTCTCCCGGCCCCCCTCTCCCGAGGAGCACGCCCTGAGCGCCTCATTCCTCGACCGGCAGGCCCGGCTGTTCTCCGGGGAGGAGCTGCCCGAGGCCCCGGGCATCGACCCGCCGCCCTCGACCGATCCGGGGGCGAGGGCCCGGGAGAACCTCATCCATGCGCTGCTGAATCACAACGATTTCGTGACGATCCGATAG
- a CDS encoding OsmC family protein: protein MDAEQLRALQAPLKARYRDDPGVARLTLSARGTLDGDGLTCRVETPRGVVEAGLHPATGGNAEAACSGEMLLESLVACAGVTLRAVATAMGLTLRGGTVTAEADWDARGTLGVDKSAPVGLPGVRLRFEVDSDATEDQLAKLLALTERYCVVYQTLRNPPALSAEISTAGGVG from the coding sequence ATGGACGCCGAACAGCTCCGAGCCCTCCAGGCACCGCTCAAGGCCCGATACCGCGACGACCCCGGCGTCGCCCGGCTCACCCTCTCCGCCCGGGGGACGCTCGACGGCGACGGCCTGACCTGCCGCGTCGAGACGCCCCGGGGCGTGGTCGAGGCCGGGCTCCATCCCGCGACCGGCGGCAACGCCGAGGCGGCCTGCTCGGGGGAGATGCTGCTCGAATCGCTCGTCGCCTGCGCCGGGGTCACGCTCCGGGCCGTCGCCACCGCGATGGGCCTGACACTCCGGGGCGGGACCGTCACCGCCGAGGCCGACTGGGACGCCCGGGGCACCCTCGGCGTCGACAAGTCGGCCCCCGTCGGCCTCCCGGGCGTCCGGCTCCGGTTCGAGGTCGACTCCGACGCGACCGAGGACCAGCTCGCCAAACTCCTCGCGCTCACCGAGCGCTACTGCGTCGTCTACCAGACCTTGCGGAATCCCCCGGCGCTCTCGGCCGAGATCTCAACGGCCGGCGGCGTCGGCTGA